Below is a window of Enterobacter kobei DNA.
GGAAGTGATCGACCGCTGCTGGCAGCTGGGCGACGCCAACCCGATCCTGTTTATTCATGACGTTGGCGCGGGCGGTCTGTCCAACGCCATGCCGGAGCTGGTGAGCGACGGCAATCGCGGCGGTCGTTTCGATCTGCGTAAGATCCTCAGCGATGAGCCAGGCATGAGCCCGCTGGAGATCTGGTGTAACGAATCTCAGGAACGTTACGTGCTGGCAGTGGCTGCCGACCAGTTACCGCTGTTCGATGCCCTGTGCCGCCGTGAGCGCGCCCCTTATGCGGTGATCGGTGAAGCTACCGAAGAGATGCACTTAAGCCTTGCTGACAGCCATTTCGACAATCAGCCGATCGACATGCCGCTGGACGTGCTGCTGGGCAAAACGCCGAAAATGACCCGTACTGTGCAGACGCGCAAAGCGGCTGGCGAAGCCTTTGAGCGGCAGAACATCACCGTGGCGGAAGCGGTAAACCGTGTGCTTCATCTGCCCGCCGTCGCGGAGAAAACCTTCCTTATCACCATCGGCGACCGCAGCGTCACCGGTATGGTGGCCCGCGATCAGATGGTAGGGCCGTGGCAGGTGCCGGTAGCCAACTGTGCCGTCACCACGGCCAGCCTCGACAGCTACTATGGCGAAGCCATGTCGCTGGGTGAACGTGCGCCGGTGGCGCTGCTCGATTTTGCTGCCTCTGCCCGTCTGGCGGTGGGCGAAGCCCTGACTAACATCGCCGCCACGCAAATCGGCGACATCAAACGCATTAAGCTCTCCGCAAACTGGATGGCGGCAGCCGGACACCCCGGCGAAGACGCCGGTCTCTATGAAGCCGTGAAAGCAGTGGGTGAAGAACTCTGCCCGGCGCTCGGCCTGACCATCCCGGTGGGTAAAGACTCCATGTCGATGAAAACCCGCTGGCAGGACGGCAACGAGCAGCGTGAAATGACCTCGCCGCTGTCGCTGGTGATCACCGCTTTTGCCCGCGTCGAAGATGTGCGTCATACCATCACGCCGCAACTGTCTACCGACGATAACGCGCTGCTGCTGATCGACCTGGGTAAAGGGCACAACGCGCTGGGCGCAACGGCGCTGGCGCAGGTCTATCGTCAACTGGGCGACAAACCCGCCGACGTACGCGATGTGGCGCAGTTGAAAGGCTTCTACGACGCTATTCAGGCGCTGGTAGCCGGACGCCAGTTGCTGGCCTATCACGACCGTTCCGACGGTGGCCTGTTGGTGACGCTGGCAGAAATGGCCTTTGCCGGTCACTGTGGCATCGAGGCCGATATTGCTGCGCTGGGTGACGATCGCCTGGCCGCGCTGTTTAACGAAGAGCTGGGAGCGGTGATCCAGATCCGCGCGGCTGACCGTGATGCGGTGGAAAAACTGCTCAGCGCTCACGGCCTCGCGGACTGCGTGCACTATCTCGGTAAAGCCGTGGCAGGCGATCGCTTTACACTCACCGCCGGTCAACAGGCAGTGTTCAGCGAAAGCCGTAGCCAGCTGCGTATGTGGTGGGCAGAAACCACCTGGCAGATGCAGCGCCTGCGCGATAACCCGGAATGTGCCGACCAGGAGCATCAGGCAAAAGCCAACGATGCCGATCCGGGGCTGAACGTTAAACTCTCTTTCGACATTAACGACGATATCGCCGCGCCGTACATCGCCACCGGTGCGCGTCCGAAAGTAGCGGTACTGCGCGAACAGGGCGTGAACTCCCATGTTGAAATGGCAGCAGCCTTTCACCGCGCGGGTTTCGATGCCATCGACATCCACATGAGCGATCTGCTGGCGGGCCGTACCGGCCTGGATGATTTCCAGGCGCTGGTAGCGTGCGGCGGCTTCTCTTACGGCGACGTGCTGGGGGCAGGCGAGGGCTGGGCGAAATCCATTCTGTTCAACAACCGCGTGCGCGATACCTTCGAAACCTTCTTCCATCGTCCGCAAACGCTGGCGCTGGGCGTGTGCAACGGTTGTCAGATGATGTCTAACCTGCGCGAACTGATCCCTGGCAGCGATCTGTGGCCGCGATTTGTGCGTAACCACTCCGACCGTTTTGAAGCCCGCTTCAGCCTGGTGGAAGTCACGCAAAGCCCGTCGCTGCTCTTACAGGGCATGGTAGGCTCGCAGATGCCGATTGCCGTTTCTCACGGCGAAGGCCGCGTGGAAGTCCGTGATGACGCGCATCTGGCGGCGCTGGAAAGTAAAGGTCTGGTGGCGCTGCGTTTTGTCGATAACAGCGGCAAGGTGACGCAGACTTACCCGGCGAACCCGAACGGCTCGCCGAATGGTATCACTGCGGTGACGTCAGAAAATGGCCGCGTCACGCTGATGATGCCGCACCCGGAGCGCGTATTCCGTACCGTCAGCAACTCCTGGCACCCGGAAAACTGGGGCGAGGACAGCCCGTGGATGCGTATCTTCCGTAACGCCCGTAAGCAACTGGGATAATGCTCACACGCCACTGTCGGTTTTGCCCGACAGTGGCGCTTTTCTTTGTCTCTTTTTGGCGACACTTAAGTGATTGATTTTTATAGGTATGACCAGTGCGCTTCCGTGGTGTTGCTTTTTGGCGACAGTGTGCTGGAAAAGTGAGCAGGCTAAATACCGGCATTAAAATAATAAAATCCTTTTAATTCAATGGCTAAATAATAAACCCTGTACATTGGCACGGGTTGTGCATATTATTAACCCAGTGGCTCATTCACCTTCTTATGTCAGCCCCTTCGGGACGCGCTACATAAACTCAGAATGACGCACAAAAAGGTGCCTGCCGTCCAATTGCTGATCATAGCGTTGCTATTTCAGACCCCGGGCGAAACGTCGAGTAAGGCACCGCCTATTCCAAAACAAAGCCGGGTAATTCCCGGCTTTGTTGTTTCTGCAGGATCGTAATCTTACCTTTCCCCCGGCGCGTTCCTCAGTTAGCATCCCTTAAAATCCGCTTTCACGAGAATAGTGCGTTGAGACCCTGGCCCGGCTTTCCCCGCTCCCTGCGACAACTGGTCATGATGGCCTTTCTGCTGATCCTGCTGCCGCTGTTAGTTCTGGCATGGCAGGCGTGGCAGAGCCTCAATACCCTTAGCGCCCAGGCGGCGCAGACCAACCGTACCACACTGATTGATGCCCGCCGTAGCGAGGCGATGACCAACGTCGCCCTCGAAATGGAACGCAGCTACCGCCAGTATTGCGTCCTTGACGATCCTACGCTTGCCCGTGTTTACCAGAGCCAGCGTAAGCGCTACAGCGACATGCTGGATGCCCACGCGGGCGTGCTGCCGGATGATAAACTC
It encodes the following:
- the purL gene encoding phosphoribosylformylglycinamidine synthase; the encoded protein is MMEILRGSPALSAFRINKLLARFQAANLPVSNIYAEYVHFADLTAPLTADEHARLARLLQYGPALASHTPAGKLILVTPRPGTISPWSSKATDIAHNCGLSLINRLERGVAWYVDAAELSAAQWQVVADELHDRMMETVFTALDDAQQLFAHHQPVPVASVDMLGQGRQALNDANLRLGLALAEDEIDYLFDAFTRLGRNPNDIELYMFAQANSEHCRHKIFNADWVIDGEQQPKSLFKMIKNTFEQTPDHVLSAYKDNAAVMEGSEVGRFYASHEEGRYDFHQEPTHILMKVETHNHPTAISPWPGAATGSGGEIRDEGATGRGAKPKAGLVGFSVSNLRIPGFEQPWEEDFGKPDRIVTALDIMTDGPLGGAAFNNEFGRPALNGYFRTYEEKVNSHNGEELRGYHKPIMLAGGIGNIRADHVQKGEINVGAKLIVLGGPAMNIGLGGGAASSMASGQSDADLDFASVQRDNPEMERRCQEVIDRCWQLGDANPILFIHDVGAGGLSNAMPELVSDGNRGGRFDLRKILSDEPGMSPLEIWCNESQERYVLAVAADQLPLFDALCRRERAPYAVIGEATEEMHLSLADSHFDNQPIDMPLDVLLGKTPKMTRTVQTRKAAGEAFERQNITVAEAVNRVLHLPAVAEKTFLITIGDRSVTGMVARDQMVGPWQVPVANCAVTTASLDSYYGEAMSLGERAPVALLDFAASARLAVGEALTNIAATQIGDIKRIKLSANWMAAAGHPGEDAGLYEAVKAVGEELCPALGLTIPVGKDSMSMKTRWQDGNEQREMTSPLSLVITAFARVEDVRHTITPQLSTDDNALLLIDLGKGHNALGATALAQVYRQLGDKPADVRDVAQLKGFYDAIQALVAGRQLLAYHDRSDGGLLVTLAEMAFAGHCGIEADIAALGDDRLAALFNEELGAVIQIRAADRDAVEKLLSAHGLADCVHYLGKAVAGDRFTLTAGQQAVFSESRSQLRMWWAETTWQMQRLRDNPECADQEHQAKANDADPGLNVKLSFDINDDIAAPYIATGARPKVAVLREQGVNSHVEMAAAFHRAGFDAIDIHMSDLLAGRTGLDDFQALVACGGFSYGDVLGAGEGWAKSILFNNRVRDTFETFFHRPQTLALGVCNGCQMMSNLRELIPGSDLWPRFVRNHSDRFEARFSLVEVTQSPSLLLQGMVGSQMPIAVSHGEGRVEVRDDAHLAALESKGLVALRFVDNSGKVTQTYPANPNGSPNGITAVTSENGRVTLMMPHPERVFRTVSNSWHPENWGEDSPWMRIFRNARKQLG